Proteins encoded in a region of the Mycolicibacterium neoaurum genome:
- a CDS encoding TadA family conjugal transfer-associated ATPase produces MSDLIERVRERLAHDGAALRPEVVAQAIRAESGGLLGDTEVLSSMRSLATELTGAGLLDPLLRAPGTTDVLVTAPDAVWVDDGNGLRRSGICFPDEDAVRRLAQRLALSAGRRLDDSQPWVDGHLSCVGVDPVRLHAVLPPVAAAGTCISLRVLRPARQDLAGLIAAGAIAEPAAELLAGIIAARLAFLVCGGTGAGKTTLLSALLGAVAANERLVCVEDAAELAPRHPHVVKLVARGANVEGVGAVTVRDLVRQALRMRPDRIVVGEVRGAEVVDLLTALNTGHDGGAGTVHANSAAEVPARLEALAGLGGLDRTALHSQLAAAIQVVVHVGRDREGIRQVREIALLERDHDGWVDACTAWRLRYGFGDGIDALRRLFDDAGIR; encoded by the coding sequence ATGAGCGATCTGATCGAGCGGGTAAGGGAACGTCTCGCCCATGACGGGGCCGCGCTACGGCCGGAAGTGGTCGCTCAGGCAATCCGCGCGGAATCCGGTGGGCTGCTCGGTGACACCGAAGTGCTGAGCAGCATGCGAAGTTTGGCTACCGAGCTCACCGGCGCCGGCCTGCTCGATCCGTTGTTGCGCGCACCGGGTACCACCGATGTCCTTGTCACCGCCCCCGACGCGGTCTGGGTGGACGACGGTAACGGGTTGCGGCGCAGCGGCATCTGCTTTCCCGACGAGGACGCGGTGCGCAGACTCGCGCAGCGTCTCGCCCTGTCTGCCGGACGCAGGCTCGACGACAGCCAGCCCTGGGTCGATGGCCATTTGAGCTGTGTCGGAGTCGATCCCGTCCGGTTGCACGCGGTGCTGCCGCCCGTTGCTGCCGCGGGGACCTGCATCTCGCTGCGGGTGCTTCGTCCGGCCCGCCAGGATCTGGCCGGGCTGATCGCCGCGGGAGCGATCGCCGAGCCCGCAGCGGAGCTGTTGGCCGGGATCATCGCGGCACGGCTGGCCTTCCTGGTTTGCGGGGGCACCGGCGCCGGGAAGACCACGTTGTTGTCGGCGCTGCTGGGAGCCGTCGCCGCCAACGAACGTCTCGTCTGTGTGGAGGATGCGGCCGAGCTCGCGCCGCGACACCCACACGTGGTGAAGCTGGTCGCCCGCGGCGCCAACGTCGAGGGCGTCGGAGCGGTGACGGTGCGGGATCTGGTTCGCCAGGCACTGCGGATGCGACCCGACCGAATCGTGGTGGGGGAGGTCCGCGGCGCCGAGGTGGTGGACCTGTTGACCGCACTGAACACCGGTCACGACGGAGGTGCGGGCACCGTCCATGCCAACAGTGCCGCCGAGGTGCCTGCGCGGCTGGAAGCGTTGGCCGGGCTGGGCGGTCTGGACCGCACTGCTTTACACAGTCAGCTGGCCGCCGCGATACAAGTGGTCGTGCATGTCGGTCGCGACCGCGAAGGGATTCGGCAGGTGCGCGAGATCGCGCTCCTCGAGCGCGATCACGACGGTTGGGTCGACGCTTGTACCGCGTGGCGACTGCGGTACGGGTTCGGCGACGGGATCGACGCATTGCGGCGCTTGTTCGACGATGCGGGCATCCGATGA
- the ssd gene encoding septum site-determining protein Ssd, with translation MTSNATLLAVVEGRSLREEVDRVAAAAGLPVVHAERPSGRAAWLGARAVVLDAESAHRLAELDLPRRDRVLMVGVDDAGVWEWQRAAAVGAQHFFKLPDQDEELVGALGAAAADPGPGGRNGGVLAVIGGCGGAGASLFATAVAQSADSALLVDADPWGGGIDLAMGTEGVPGLRWPDLAVRAGRLSFDALRGALPTSRAVTVLSGGRSGAEIGAGPISAVVDAGRRAGVTVVCDIPRQATPVTETAVCTADLVVVIAPADVRAAAATGALTRWVRAVNPNLGLVVRGPAPGGLRAVDLADGIGLPLLAAMRPQPGLAGALERGGLRLAARSPLATAAARVLQVLRRQPVGAGS, from the coding sequence GTGACGTCGAACGCAACCCTGCTGGCCGTGGTCGAGGGCAGGTCCCTGCGCGAGGAGGTCGACCGGGTTGCCGCCGCCGCCGGCCTTCCGGTGGTGCATGCCGAACGGCCGTCCGGGCGGGCGGCCTGGCTCGGCGCCCGGGCGGTGGTTCTCGACGCCGAGTCGGCCCACCGGCTGGCGGAGCTGGACCTGCCCCGACGGGATCGCGTGCTGATGGTCGGCGTGGACGATGCCGGGGTGTGGGAGTGGCAACGTGCGGCAGCCGTTGGCGCGCAACACTTCTTCAAACTTCCCGACCAGGACGAGGAGCTCGTCGGCGCGTTGGGTGCGGCGGCGGCAGATCCTGGGCCGGGCGGTCGCAACGGTGGTGTGCTGGCCGTCATCGGCGGGTGTGGTGGCGCGGGTGCCTCGCTGTTCGCCACTGCCGTGGCGCAATCGGCGGATTCGGCACTGCTTGTGGACGCGGATCCGTGGGGTGGAGGCATAGATCTGGCGATGGGCACCGAGGGGGTGCCCGGTCTGCGGTGGCCGGATCTCGCGGTGCGGGCGGGCAGACTGAGTTTCGACGCGCTGCGCGGTGCGCTGCCGACATCGCGGGCGGTGACGGTGCTGTCCGGCGGGCGCAGCGGTGCGGAGATCGGGGCGGGGCCCATCTCTGCGGTGGTCGACGCCGGTCGCCGGGCGGGGGTCACGGTGGTATGTGATATCCCCCGGCAGGCGACGCCGGTGACCGAAACCGCTGTTTGCACAGCCGATCTCGTGGTGGTGATCGCGCCGGCCGATGTGCGCGCCGCGGCCGCCACCGGTGCGCTCACCCGGTGGGTTCGCGCGGTCAATCCGAATCTCGGGCTCGTGGTGCGTGGGCCGGCACCCGGGGGACTGCGGGCGGTGGACCTGGCCGACGGAATCGGTCTGCCGCTGCTGGCCGCCATGCGTCCGCAACCCGGACTGGCCGGCGCGCTGGAGCGCGGGGGACTCCGGCTCGCCGCCCGGTCGCCGTTGGCCACCGCCGCCGCGCGGGTGTTGCAGGTGCTGCGCAGACAACCGGTGGGAGCAGGATCATGA